The genomic DNA AAAAggatattatcatcatcttaatcATCCTCATTAACAtgaactaccatcatcaaaaaattaatcaattaatctttTTAAAACATGGATAAACAAAGCCCTCAGATTCTGCTGTTTGTTTTCTAAAGGgtatgggaaaaaaagaacagaaaagaaattgcAAATCAATGTTAGAATGATAATAACTTATGATTGACCAaacataccaaacaaacaaaaaaaaaaaaaacaccacatctgcccacaCTGAACAGCTGGATAAAAAGCATAATACTTACAAACTAGAGGTTTCTTCACCACACTGCAAAGCGTCTGTCATAGGATGCTCACTGGAGGGTCAGGGGTTTGATTCCAATATTCAGAACCAGTCATCCACATACCATGTCAATAAAGGCGCACTAAAGGGGTAAGCTGGTGTCTTACAACCAACACAGTCTGCCAGCCAATCACAGAGAAAACGAATAGTGTGaaatacaacaccaacacaatatCAAAATAATACTTATTTTTCTTAACCCTTGATACAAATGGTGAGTATGCTTGtgtagtgaagggctgtcaactcactgagtttacaggtcagaatgtctgtcaccatttttttttttttttttttttttttacttcttccttttcagattgtattacttttgttcaggAAGTCCAATCACAACCATGAAATGTGCACAGAAAGTAGTGATTGCCCTATAATGtcatgccacactgatttcattGCACAAAGGTttagtagtcaaggggttaaatgcCCAACTTATTTATCATTTTCTGGTCTCCAGTAAAACAGCTATAAGTCTAGTTTCTATGTTCATATGCATATCTTTGGATCTCCTTCAATGGATTGATTACTTTCTCACTGGTTAATTTCTAGTTCTTTTTCCCTTTGTATGTGACTTTCCTGTGAAGCCTTTTTCGACCATAAGGTATGCATGAAACTTACATTGTTCAACATTGCAGTACCTCTACCTGTATGCTCTGTGGTTAATATTGTTTCAACTAAATATTAGGTCAGAAAGAgaaaacgtgtgtatgtgtgcatgtatgcatctgCACGTGTGTTTACCAATCATTGAAGGGAACTCAAGGAATGGGACATCTCCCTAAACCATAAGTctgagaggaggagaaaaaaatggTGAAACTTCTATGTAAAAATCAAAACTGTCCCCCTAGCTTGCTAAGAGAGAGACCCACCTAGCCATCTATACTGACTGGAAATGCATGGTGTGATCTGTTGATCCTTCAGAAGGGAGACTGACCGATCCTTCAGaagggagactgacagaggatTCTCTGACAGTactcattagaaaaaaaaaagctgttacaTTAGGAATACAAtctttatatcatcattattgctatcacTAATTAAAGGTCAATGTttgtggggcagtgaattcacattcactgGGCTTGACATAGGTTAGGTGTCCAATCTTCTCTTCCATTTTTTAAACTTCCCTGACTGAAGTACCCATttaaacctgggtggagtgaggaaaaaaacTACTATGTGCCTTTTCCCAAAGGCACGACAATATGCTGAATCAGGGCACTGAACATTGCTGGTGAACACAGGTTCTGAAGTCCAATGCCTACACAACTGTTCTAAAGTGACATCCATTtctactacttctccttctttAATAACACTACTCCATTTACACACTTCTCCACCAACTTCAAACGAGCACCCAACACTTTCCACTCATAACTgttaaaagcacaaaaaaaaaacaagcaacaaaataaaacaaacagaatcaaataaaataaaatcaatccACAATAAGATCACCAACTCCCCACCAAAAATTTGAAACCAACAGGAAAGCTGGATCACACATTctgcacagaaaaacaaaccaccacaacaagaataacaacacagGATTTCCCAGTCACTGAGTGCACAGCCTGGAGAAATGCAGTCAGAAAGAAGAGTCACTAAGGTAGATCAGGAACTGGTCAAAACACTGTGGTCAGCAGCTGCTTCTGACTGGTCAATGATCAATGACAGCTGTCGACTGGCCGGGAATGAATAAAGAcggcaactctgtgtgtgtgtgtgtgtacgtgtgtgtgtgtgtgtgtgtgtgtgtttgtgtgtacgagtgtgtgtgtgtgtgtgtgtgtgtgtgtgaatgtatgtatgtgagcatgcatgtgtgtgtgtgtgtgcatgtgtgtatgcatgtgtttcagtgtgtgttcacTTGTTGGCCTGTTCCACTTGAGACCCTGCCACAGCCAGCAACTTGTCTCCTGATGCTGAAACACAACAAGAAAAGCTTTATCATATTTATATTTACAAGCAGTTTGAATGCGTTTGGACATGTCCCTACATGGTGCACTACATCTGCAAGGAAGATGCacgacctgcagcataacccaacatgctagtcagggCTTGAATGCATCAATGCATagctgtgtacctatcagaatggatacagaattttgccagaagacaagatttatgttgccatgggtgtgtgctgcacacagggccgtGTGGTCtatcgtctcctctgaatgactagatgctcagtttgattttccaagtgAAAGAAATGGCGAGACAGGGACTTGAGCccagacactcacgcacactgtattggcagataagcatcttaaccattcagccactttTCTCTGCATATGGGTAAATATTTCAGAATGTAATTCTTTACTTACTAACTTACTTACTTACACAGGCCCTTCACCCCTCCTGTGGTTTAGGCAGTCAACAAGAGAGACCATCACTGTACCCTATCCTGTGCCTTTGCCCTGGTTTCAGGTAAggtccatcttcttggtgtctgcctggtGGTCTCTTCACTAGGTGTTTCCCAGTCAACCTCTTTGGGGTTCCATGTCAGGGCCTGTCTAGTGATGCTTGTTGGTATTTCTGTAGTGAATGAAATTCTTACTGGACAAGGGGTGCCGAGCCAAAGCCCTGCCCCCAACCTGAAGGACCAGTGGATCACTATTTGTCTGGTCTCTACCATTCAGCCTGCATGGCCTGAGGGGCCCTACCAGCAGATGAAACTCCAGCCAGCAACGCTTTCTGGGTCACTGAGATACACAAGCCCCCCAACcaaagttttacacacacacacacacacacacacacacacacacacacacacacacttatttgacAAACTGTATGCTGATGATGCCACTTACTGAAGAAGatgacaacaatgaaaataataacaaaatgatgACATCACTTTATTTTCATTCTTCGTTATTGTATTTTGCATGGTGTGAatgatgtattcacacacacacacacacacacacacacacacacacactcataaacacacttCCTtaccttaaaacacacacacacacacacacacacacacacacacatgcagcacgcATACAATACACGCACTTACCTAAGTCTCCAGAGACTTGTTCAAACTCCTTCAAACTGCTGCTGGAGTTGGCCTGCATAAATGCTTCCTCCTCTGGCGTCAGCTTGTCTCCGAGCTTCTTCAGCGCCGTCAGAATCTCCACTGTCTGCTGGGTGGCTTGCTCTTTGGGCATTTTGCCAATCTTAGAATCACGGTTGATctgttaaaataaaataattaaaaaacctgtaaatcatattatttattcatcaacgTGACCAGAGACGTCATGGCCATCatgagaaaaaagataaaaaaatgggggaaaatagAAACCACCCATAAACAGCACCCACACAAAAGCTGACCCTTTAAAAATCatgacatacatgcacgcatgcacatacacacacacacacacacacaactttaacataaaatagaatgaaataaaacacacatacacacacacacagtcagcccaTTACAGAATAAACTATTCAATAgataattaacaaataataaggccaggagatgaaatgattaacaaatagtaaagagtggtaactctctccattcacaaggtacacaacttcaagtcagtgctgcttatgctacggattcagctggcacacaggtaaataaaaggtttgttccaatgtaccttttatttacctgtgtgctagctgaatcggtagcgtaagcagcactgacttgaagttgtgtatcttgtgaatggagagagttaccactctttactatttgttattcaatagatagatagataattagatggatagacagatcaATATCTATATGTATAGATCTCTACAATACTGGAAATGCACAGTAAAATAATGGGGTCCTCACTCTCAATTTTCGCAACTGTGGaattttctgtttcagtgcaTTTGACATTCTATCTCAGTGTGTTTGACAACATACTTTTTCATCAAAATAATGCATTGTTCACCACCAGTTGTGTCTGCCTGATTTTTGAAACATTTTATTTTGTCTATGATTGTACAAACAGTGGGACATGGTTAAGGCTGAAACTTGTACAACAATTTAACTTGATGAATCAGAACAAGGCAACACAATAATCAGATAAATGTATTCTCCTACTGAATAAAACATCAATACCACTGACAGCAACCTAGTGCAAAAAAGTAAGCAGAAGGATGATTTTGACACATCCAAAAATACAGTGACTGCACATTTTATTCGTTTCCACTGATACCACCCACACTGCACTGTGCCGGAAAATGAACGATGGCAACGGAACGACATAATTTATTAACTTTTCCAATTTTTGAAAACAGAAtcaatgttgttgctgctacagCAAAACAATTATCTGTTTTCGAAAGTgtattcttttccctttcttattttcatttacaACAGAGCTATAGAAACGGGTCAcagaagacaatttttttttccgggAGTGAAAACACGATACGAAGCACTGCGTTCGAGCAGCACATTTTCTTGGAGCTTTTTTCTTCGAAATGTCCATCATAGTTTGATTTCTTTGACTGGAAATAAGTATTATAGCCTTTGAAATAAGTATTATAGCAGCATGGTTTTCCTTCAACATGCCGTGGTTTTGTGTGAAAGGTTCATTCTTGGTCCTTCAAAATGTCACACTTTCACAGCGCAGGTTTCGTCAACTCatttcaacttttttctttcttttacaagaTAGGTGTGCTGTTGGtagctgtatctgtctgtattatCTCTTACGTATATACTGTTCAGAATAATGTTTGTGGTGGTCAGCAAAGTATACAAGAAGGAAACCTGTGCATGCATGAACTTGGAGAGGGTTGCTGAGAGCACGTTTTGACACAGCATCATATACAAGTGCACAACAACATGATtacgtacagaaaaaaaaaaaaaaaaacagaaagaagtagaGAGGCGAGAAACTCACATCAGCAAGTCTCTGTCGAAGCTGGCCTGGCTGTTTCTTGGCAAACAGTCGAATGACTTCAGGAGTTTTGAATGCGCTGCTGATGGCTGCTTGGATtgcctgcatacacacactttcagtttcaagaaggtgtcaaagcgtgtggaccgATCCAAaaacgcgacaccacatctgcattataaagaccccccacgccccacaaaaaagcacgcacacacacacacacacacacacacacacacagaagttaacATTTTGAGAGATTTACAAAGAACAGCCACTGAGCAATCAAACCTTTGAACATGAAATCAGAATTTTATTCCTTCTCACTATTCATTTCTAAACTGTATACTggaatagaaaaacaaaataatcttCCTTCTCAATAAACAATTCTAAATTGTGATGGTGAAACACAAAACCAGAATTTTCATCCTTGTCAATATT from Babylonia areolata isolate BAREFJ2019XMU chromosome 11, ASM4173473v1, whole genome shotgun sequence includes the following:
- the LOC143287737 gene encoding protein LZIC-like encodes the protein MSSRGQQETGKLRQNMEDQLDRLMQQLADLEEIREDMEEEEYEETKNETLEQLKEFKTSLDKMLEGNLSLVDQLGGMQLAIQAAISSAFKTPEVIRLFAKKQPGQLRQRLADINRDSKIGKMPKEQATQQTVEILTALKKLGDKLTPEEEAFMQANSSSSLKEFEQVSGDLASGDKLLAVAGSQVEQANK